In one window of Lynx canadensis isolate LIC74 chromosome A3, mLynCan4.pri.v2, whole genome shotgun sequence DNA:
- the LOC115509840 gene encoding uncharacterized protein LOC115509840: MSGGRTFQAEKLSDAKVLRREDIRCYEKEHEDSSSAGDWRGPAAAFKGPPRGPRCRPRSGGGVWDAPAHCLAEEYGVPRKGAGKRKEGCLGWAALGGVDSLCKSQRSRPRRRSEPKCELRLLHNCWGPLSPPARQSVSVAAAVARLSGSGSLRARSPPPLTRAFGSLRELPSARIGRSRPSASPRRHSPPAALTAPADMSGDHLHNDSQIEADFRLNDSHNTKIT; encoded by the exons ATGTCTGGGGGAAGGACGTTCCAGGCAGAAAAGCTCTCAGATGCAAAGGTGCTGAGGCGGGAGG ATATTCGCTGCTACGAAAAGGAGCACGAGGACAGCAGCTCGGCCGGGGACTGGCGCGGTCCCGCCGCGGCCTTTAAAGGCCCACCACGTGGCCCGCGCTGCCGGCCACGGTCCGGGGGCGGCGTCTGGGATGCGCCTGCGCACTGCCTCGCAGAGGAGTACGGCGTTCCGAGAAAAGGCGCGGGGAAACGAAAGGAAGGTTGCTTAGGGTGGGCGGCCCTGGGAGGAGTCGACTCCTTATGCAAATCACAGCGGAGC CGGCCGCGCAGGCGCAGTGAGCCGAAATGCGAACTTAGGCTGTTACACAACTGCTGGGGTCCGCTCTCGCCGCCCGCCCGGCAGTCAGTCAGCGTCGCCGCCGCTGTCGCCCGCCTTAGCGGTTCCGGGAGTCTCAGGGCCCGCAGCCCGCCGCCGCTTACCCGCGCCTTCGGGAGCCTCCGGGAGCTCCCGTCCGCCCGCATAGGCCGGTCTCGACCGTCTGCGTCTCCTCGGCGCCACTCGCCGCCCGCCGCTCTCACCGCTCCGGCCGACATGAGCGGGGACCATCTCCACAACGATTCCCAG